GCTGACATCAAACTCATCGACATCGTTGATAGCGATGCTAAAGGTCTGCGCGGCCGTGGAGCCATCGGCGCTAGTGGCGGTGACTTCGATGTTGAGGCTGCTGCCCAACGCCTCGCGATCAATAGCGGCAGCGGTGGTGACCACGCCGGTGTTGGTATCGATCGCGAATAGGCCACCTGGGTTGCTACTCAGGCTGTAGGTGACGGTATTGGTGGTGGCGTCGCTGTCGCTAGCAAAGGCCGTGATGCCCACTTCGGTGCCGATAGTGACGTTCTCGTCGATGGCATTAGTTGCGGCATTGCTGTCGACCGGGGTGCTGACATCAAACTCATCGACATCGTTGATGGCGATGCTGAAGGTCTGCGCAGCGGTGGAACCGTCAGCGCTGGTAGAGGTGACCTCAATATTCACGCTGGCGCCTAGCGCCTCACGGTTGATGGCAGCCGCGGTGGTGACCATGCCGGTATTGGCGTCGATGGCGAACAGCCCACCTGGATTGCTGCTCAGGCTGTAGGTGACGCCATTGGTAGTGGCGTCGGCATCGCTGGCGAACGCAGTGATACCGACCGCAGTGCCCACCGAGGCATTTTCGTTGACCGCGTTGGCGGTACCGTTGCTGTCCACCGGAGTGCTGACATCGAATTCGTCGACATCGTTGATTGCAATGCTGAAGGTTTGCGCGGCCGTGGAACCATCAGCACTGGTGGCAGTGACTTCAATGTTAAGGCTGCTACCCAACGCCTCGCGATCAATAACGGCAGCGGTGGTCACCACGCCGGTGTTGGCATCGATAGCGAACAGTCCACCTGGATTGCTACTCAGACTGTAGGTGACGCCATTGGTGGTGGCGTCACCATCGCTGGCAAAGGCTGTGATGCCCACTTCGGTACCGATGGCGGTGTTCTCGTCGATGGCATTGGCGGCGGCATCGCTGTCGATAGGCGTGCTGACATCGAACTCGTCGACATCGTTGATGGCGATGCTGAAGGTCTGCGCAGCGGTTGAACCATCGGCACTGGTGGCAGTGACTTCGATGTTGAGGCTGCTGCCCAGAAGTTCACGGTCGATGGCGGCGGCGGTGGTGATCATGCCGGTGTTGGCATCGATGGCGAATAGACCATCCGGATTGCTACTCAGGCTGTAGGTGACGGTATTGGTGGTGGCGTCGCTGTCGCTGGCAAAAGCCGTAACTCCCACTTCGGTGCCGACTGCGACGTTTTCATCGATGGCATTTGCAGCACCATCGCTGTCGATAGGCGTGCTGACATCGAACTCGTCGACATCGTTGATGGCGATGCTGAAGGTCTGCGCAGCGGTGGAACCATCAGCACTGGTGGCAGTGACTTCGATATTCACACTGGCGCCTAGCGCCTCACGGTTGATGGCAGCCGCGGTGGTGACCATGCCGGTATTGGCGTCGATGGCGAACAGCCCACCTGGATTGCTGCTCAGGCTGTAGGTGACGCCATTGGTAGTGGCGTCGGCATCGCTGGCGAACGCAGTGATACCGACCGCAGTGCCCACCGAGGCATTTTCGTTGACCGCGTTGGCGGTACCGTTGCTGTCGACCGGGGTGCTGACATCGAATTCGTCGACATCGTTGATAGCGATGCTGAAGGTCTGCGCAGCGGTTGAACCATCGGCACTGGTGGCGGTGACCTCGATGTTGAGGCTGCTGCCCAACGCCTCGCGATCAATAGCGGCAGCGGTGGTGACCACGCCGGTGTTGGTATCGATCGCGAATAGGCCACCTGGGTTGCTGCTCAGGCTGTAGGTGACGGTATTGGTGGTGGCGTCGGCATCGCTGGCAAAGGCTGTGATGCCCACTTCGGTACCGATGGCGGTGTTCTCGTCGATGGCATTGGCAGCGGCATTGCTGTCGACCGGGGGGCTGACATCGAATTCGTCGACATCATTGATGGCGATGCTGAAGGTCTGCGCAGCGGTAGAACCATCGGCGCTGGTAGCAGTGACCTCGATGTTGAGGCTGCTGCCCAGGAGTTCACGGTCGATGGCGGCGGCTGTGGTCACCACGCCAGTATTGGCATCAATGGTGAACAGGCCACCAGCGTCATCGCTCAGTGAATATGTAACGCCATTGGTCGTGGCGTCGCTGTCGCTGGCAAAGGCGGTAATGCCGACCTGGGTGCCGACTGCGACGTTTTCATCGATGGCATTGGCAGCGGCATTGCTGTCGACCGGGGTGCTGACATCGAACTCGTCGACATCATTGATAGCGATGCTGAAGGTCTGCGCAGCGGTAGAGCCGTCAGCGCTGGTAGCGGTGACCTGGATATTCACACTGGCACCGAGCGCTTCGCGGTTGATGGCCGCAGCGGTGGTGACCACGCCGGTGTTGGCATTGATGGCGAACAGTCCGCCCGGATTGCTAGTCAGGCTGTAGGTGACGCCATTGGTAGTAGCGTCACCATCACTGGCGAAGGCGGTGATACCGACCGCAGTGCCCACCGAGACATTCTCGTTGACCGAGTTGGCGGTGCCGTTGCTATCGATCGGCGTGCTGACATCGAACTCGTCGACATCATTGATGGCGATGCTCAGGGTCTGGTCATCGAAGGCGCTGCCATCGGAGACGCGCACCACCACTTCATAGGTGCTGTCGCCGTTGCTGTCGTTCGGGCTTTCCCGGTTGGGGGCGCTGATGAAGGTCAGGGCGCCGGTATTGGCGTCTATGGCGAAGCGCCCGGAGTCGGCGCCGCCCACTATGGAGTAGGTCAGCAGCGCACCGGAGTCCGGGTCGCTGGCCGTCACCGTGGTGACTGCGGTGTTGTTTTCGTTGATGGCCAGGGCTGCCGTGCTGCCACCACCGTTGGAGGTGATGGTGGGGCCGTTGTTCTGCACGCCAAGGAAGTCGGTGTTGCTCAGATCCTTGAGCCCGTCGAGCCGAATCACCAGGTCGGCCTTGCCATCGCCTGTGGTGTCGGCCTTGACGTAGGTGGCGTTCTGGCTGGCGTTCTGCTCGTACCAGACGCCGTTGACCGTGGCGCTGGTGCCGCCCCATTTCAGATCGGCAGCGCCCAGTAGCGGGCGCAGGTCGAGCTTGTCGTTGTCCGGGTTGCTGTCGCGCACGCCAGAGAAGTCGCGGATGGTGTCCATTTCGCTAGCGTTGGACTCGGCCGCGCTCTGGTAGACGAAGGTGTCGTTACCGCTGCCGCCGCTCAGCACGTCGGCGCCGTTGCCGCCCTGGATGGTGTCGTTGCCACCCTCGCCGTAGATGGTGTCGTTGCCGTTACCGGCATAGATGGTGTCGTTGCCGCCGCTCGCCCCGCCATCGCCGTTGTCGCCGTAGATGGTTTCCGAGCCGTTGCCGCCGTAGATGATGTCGTCGCCGACCAGCGCCCGGGTCTGCTGCCGGTAGTCGTCCCAGCCGTCACCGTAGATGACGTCGTTGCCGTTCTCGCTGTTGATCAGCGAGGTGCCGATGATGTCGTTGCCGGAGCCGCCATAGATCAGATCCTGGCCGTTGCCGCCGGATATCTGGTCGTTGCCGGTACCACCGTAGAGCGTGTCGTCGCCATTGCCACCCTGCAGGTTGTCATTGCCGCTGCCGCCATCGACGATGTCATTGCCGTTGCCGGCATCGACGCTGTCGTCTCCTGCTCCCGCAATCAGCGTGTCGTTCTTGTTGGTGCCATTGAGGCTGTCGTTGCCACTGGTTCCGGTCAGGTCGGCCATAGCGGGATTCCTTCAGAGAAATGCAAGGTGAAGGTGGCTCTGCGGCTGTGCCAAGGGCTGGCGCCGAGCTTGCAGAACGCAGGGTGGTGGGTGGTCGGAAGTGGCCAGGCGCCGTTCTGGGCGGGCGCGGGCTGGCCATACGCGGCGAGCGGAGGGTTCGAAATGGACTGCTATCCCGTACATCTGCGGGACTCCTGAAATCGATGGTGCCGCCGCAACTGCCCCGCGCAGGAGCAGTTGTGTGATGTCAATGTGATATTGGTTTAGGCGCGAGGGGGGAGGCTGTAAATAGGGGGAAACTGGAAGAGTGGTTGAATGGCCATTATTTAGACGAATGGATTGAAAGTGGTCATTTTATTGACTGCTGCTTTTCGATCACTCATGGCCAAACCGGTATTCGCGCTTCTGCCGGCGCCAGGAGCTTGGCGTGCGCAGGGCAGGAGCAGGCCGGCGATTGCCTACTCGGCGAGGCTCAATTGGTGCACGGTGCTGGCCACCCGGTCGGCTATGTCCGGCAGCATGGCCGCCGGCTCAGTCGCAGTCGGCCAGCACCAGGCGGTCGCGGCCCTGGGCCTTGGCCCGGTACAGCGCGTCGTCGACCCGCTTGAAGAAGGCTTCGGGGCTGGCGTCGCGGCTGGCGTCGAAGCAGCCCAGACCGAGGCTGGTGGTCAGCGGATGGTGCTGGCCGTCGATCTCCAGGCCATGCTCGGCCAGGTCGAGGCGGAACTGTTCGGCCAGTTCCTGGGCCTGCGCCAGCGGCGTGTCGGCCATCAGCACGCCGAACTCCTCGCCACCCAGGCGCAGCAGGGCATCGCTGTCGCGGCGGAAGATCCGTCGCATGCGCTGGGCGAAGGCATTCAGGCAGGCGTCGCCCAGTGCATGGCCGTGCTCGTCGTTGATGCGCTTGAAAAAGTCGATATCCAGCAGCACCAGCGACAGCGGGCTGCCCTGGCGCTGGGCACGGGCGATCAGCGCTGGAAACAGGTTGTTGAACTGCAGGCGGTTGCCCAGCTGGGTCAGGCTGTCGGTACGGCTGAGCTGGTCGAAGCGCTCGCGCTGCTCGAGCAACTGCTGCTCCAGGGCCAGGGTGGCGCGGTATTCGCGGTGGCTGCGGTTAAGCGCCAGCAACAGATAGCTGAGGTAGAAGGCCAGGGTCACCAGCAGGGCATGCTGACTGTCGCCAAGCTGACTCAGGGCCAGCAGTCCCGGCAGATAAAGCAGCAGAATGGCGGCGATGCAGCGGCCTTTGCGCATCGAGAAGTTGAACGCCATGGCGGTGCTGAAGGCCACCGTGCTGAGGGTGGCGATCAGGCGGGATGGGGCGAACTCCGGGCGATACAGGGCCCAGGCATGGGCCAGGCCCCAGCCCAGCGAGGTGATGAAGATCAGTCCCCAGTGGCGGTCAATCCAGCTCTGCAGGCAGGCGTTGGTTTGCTGGATCGGCGGACGGTGCAGCCAGCGCAGGGCCAGCATCAGGGCAAAGAAGGCGGAGGCCAGTGAACCGAGGATCGGCATCGCTGCCGGGGTAGTGCTGAAGCCCCAGGTCAGCAACCAGGCCAGCAGGTAGTAGATGCCGCCGAGACGGGTGCGTACGCGGGTGTCCTGCGCCTCGCGCCAAAGGGCGAAGGTAGTGGCTTGGCGGGGGAGCTCGGAATCGGTCATGTGCTGTGATCACAAATACGGCCAGACCAAGCATAGTCCCTGGCGAAGCCGCTTTGCTACCAGAATGCCAGTAGGCCTGGCACCGCCGGTCAGCCGATCACCTAGGGCAGATCCCGCCCTCAGCCGCGGCGGATCAGCCACACCCCGCCGATGATCAGCAGCAGGCCGGCGGCCTTGCCAAGGGTGAGCGGTGCTTCGCGAAAGCCCACCCAGCCGTTGTGGTCGAGCAACAGGGCCATGCCCAGCTGGCCGGCCAGTACCAGCACCATGAACAGCAGGGCGCCAATGCGCGGTCCGGCGAAGGCGGCGGTGGCGATGAAGAATGCGCCGAGCAGGCCGCCACTCCAGTGCCACCAGCTGAGGCCCTTGAGTGCCGCGAGGCTGGGCACGTCACGCTGGTAGGCAACGATGGCGATCAGGGCGACGGTGCCGACCAGAAAGGAGGTCAGCGCGGCCGCCATCACGCTGGACAGGTGCCTGGCCAGTTGACCGTTGATACCGGCCTGCAGCGGCATGACGGCGCCGGCCAGCAGCGGCAGGGCAAGGAGCCACCAGTTGGGCATGCTCGTCTCCGGATGAAAAATGGGCGCGTATTATGCGCCTTCTTGCCTGTGCGGTCAGCTTTGCTCGAGCGACTTGACCAGGTGCAGCAGGGCCACGCGCTGATCCGCGCCGCGCTGGCGCTCGACCACTTCGCGTACCTGGTAGCCGAGGCGGGTGTACAGCAACAGACCGGCACTGTTGCCATTGAAGCAGGAGGCGCGCAGCTCGCGGGCCAGAAACTCGCGAGCGGCGAGGTGCTCCATCACCCCGATCAGGTACTGCGCCACGCCCTGGCCACGGGCCCAGGGGGCGATCATCAGGTTGCCCAGGGCGCAGAACTCGCCGGCCTGGCTCTGGTAGAAGTTGGCGAAGCCGGCGGGGCGGCCGTCGAGCAGCACCAGGGTATTGCCCTGGCGCTCGGCCCAGGCAGCGCCCAGCTGCGCCCGGCACAGCGGCCAGTGGGCACGGGGGAAGGCGTAGAACAGTTCGTCGGCGGAGCGCACGAAGCCGACCACGCTGTCGAGGTCGCTTTCCAGGGCCGCACGGTGGCTGAGGTACTGGTCGCTCATTGCGGCGGATACTGGCTGAGCACCCGGGTCAGGGTCTGGCGGATCGCCGCTTCGCGTTCGCTGGGCGTTTGCGGCGGCGAGCGCAGGCTCTGCTCGGCGCTGCCGCGCCACACCAGCTTGCCGTCGCGGGCGTCGAACAGGTCGACCTGCAGGGTCGCGACCTGATAGTCGACGGTACGGGTTTCGGTGAGGGCCGGGCCGCCCCAGTAACCATTCCAGCCGCCCCAGTAGCCGCCACCGTAGCTGGTGCTGACCTGATCCTGGCGCTGGTCGACCACCAACCAGGCCTGCACCTTGAGGTCGCCGGTGCTGCCGGCCGGAGCCTGGCGCAGGCCGCGCTGATCCAGTTGCTCGCTGAGTACCTGGCGGATGCGCTGCTCGGTGAGGTCGCTGTGCAGGCGCGGGTCGTCCGGGCGGTATTGCAGGGCCGGCTCCTGCCAGCTCCAGCTGCGATAGGCGGCGAAGTCGCGGCTGGCATCGTAGTCGCGCTCGACCTGCGGGCCCTGGCAGGCAGCCAGGCCGAGCAGCAGGGGGAGCCATAACAGGCGGGCGAACATGAGCGGATCTCCTGGGTGATGCTTCTATCCAACTCCATTGCCGCCTGCTCGGCAAGTGCCGGGCCAGGGCCTGCCGCGCTTTTGTCGCGGTGGCGCACGAGTGGCAGCGGGACGTCCGTTATTCCTGCGCAGGCGGGAATCCAGCAGCGGCAGCTTCGGGGCTATTTGTACTGCCCCGACCTTGCGTCAGCCCGGGCCACCGTGGCATCTGGGCCCCGCCTGCGCGGGAGCGACATTGGTGGCGGGCACAGCGTGGCACAGGCTTAGCGCGGCGGATAGGCGTCGAGGGCCTTGGCGACGGCCTGGCGCAGAGCCGTGCTGCGCTCGGACTGGCTGCCAGAGCTGCTCTGGGTCTCGGCGCTGCCGCTCCATACCGGCAGGCCGCTGTGGCCGTCGAACAGCTCGATATGCACCACCGCCACTTCCACTTCGTAGGTGCGCACCAGTGGCACGCTGCCGTACATGCCGTAGTGGTCGCCGTAGGGGCCGTTGCCGTAGTAGCTGCCGACGTCGTCGCGGGTCTGGTACTGGCGGCGCTCCAGGTGCACTTCGGCACTGACCTGCAGGTCGGCGCTGGCCCCCTGGGCCGGACGCAGGCCGCGCTGGTCGAGGCCGTTGCCGACGGTTTCCGCCAGCAGGGCGCCATCGGCCCAGGCGCTGCCGGCGGGCAGCTGGCCGTCACGCCAGACCCAGTTGCGGTAGCGCGAGTAGTCGAGCGGGGCGCTTGGGTAGGCGCTGCGATCGAAGTGCTCGGCGGCGCCGGGCGGGGCCGGCGGCAGCGGGCGACTGTCGGCCTGGTAGGGATTGCTGGTCTGGCAGGCGGCCAGCACGGGCAGCAGAAGCAGGCACAGCAGTGGTTTCATGGTGCGACTCCGAACTATCCGCATCAGGTGTAGGGCGGGTGTCACCCGCGTGCAAGCAGTCTAGAGCGGCCGGCAGACCCAGTGCAGGTAGCGCCCGAGACCGGCGAAAGTCGGGTGGCGGCGGTGCGCCAGCTCCATTTCCAGCAGGTCGGCGAGCTCGGCCTTGGCCTGGAACTCGCCGGGCATGTAGTCGTGGAACACCCGTACGCCGCTCTGGCTTTCGACCGTCCAGTGCCCGGCGAGTTGCGCCGCCAGCTCGCGCGGGTCGAGCGGGCGCTGCGGGGTCAGGCTCTGCCCTTCGCCGGCGAAGCGCGCCTTGCGCAGCTTGCGGAAGTGGCCCTTGAGCAGGTTGCGGTAGATCAGCGCGTCCTTGTTGTAGAAGGCCAGCGACAGCCAGCCGCCGGGGGCGCAGAGCTGGTGCAGCACCGGCAGGATGGCATGCGGCTCGGCCAGCCATTCGAGCACCGCGTGGCACAGCACCAGGTCGTAGGGCTGGTTGAGCTGGCCGAGCAGTTCCTGCCAGGGGGCCTGGATAAAGGTTGCCTGCGCGCCGGCTTCGGCGAAGCGCTGGCGGGCGCCTTCGAGCATCGGCTCGGCTGGCTCGGCGAGGGTCACGTCGTGGCCGCGCTGGGCCAGCCACAGGCTCATGTGGCCGAGGCCGGCGCCGATATCCAGCACCCGCAGCGGGCGTTCCGGCAGGGCTTCCTTGAGGTCGGCCTGGAGCACGGCCAGGCGGATCGCGCCCTTGGCGCCGCCGTAGATCTTCTCGGCGAAACGCGTAGCCAGCTCATCGAAATGGCGATCGGTCATGGCTGGAAGCGCCTCTCGTTGTCGGCCAGCTTGGCGCGTACCGCCTGCTCCAGGTCGATGCCCAGCTCGCTGCACAGCAACAGCAGGTACAGCACGATATCGCCGACTTCCTGGCCAGCATGCTCCAGCTGCGCCGGGGCAAGCTGGCGCGACTGCTCTTCGGACAGCCACTGGAAGATTTCCACCAGCTCGGCCATTTCCACGCTGGCGGCCATGGCCAGGTTCTTCGGGCTGTGGAAGGGGCGCCAGTCGTTGTTGTCACGAATGGCGTGCAGGCGTTGGGTGAGTTCGGCGAGGTTCATGCTACGGCTCCGTTCAGGCCGCATAGCTTCGGCCCGAAGGCCTGGTGCCGCAAGCCCTGAACGCTGTGGCGAGGAATGACGCACCGTGCATCTGTAGGAGCGAGCCCTGCTCGCGAAGCTTTGCGCTGCCGGTGTTCGCGGGCAGAGCTCGCTCCTACGATGTGGGTTCCGCCTCGCTCTCGAGCAGCGCCTGCTTGCGCGCCACGCCCCAGCGGTAGCCGGTGAGGGCGCCGCTGGCGCCGATCACGCGATGGCAGGGCACCAGCAGGCCCAGCGGATTGCTGGCGCAGGCGCGGGCCACGGCGCGGGCGTGGCTGCCGAGCTGTGCGGCCAGCTCGCCATAGCGGCGCGTCTGCCCCGGCGGGATGGCGCGCAGGGCCTGCCACACCTGTTGCTGGAAGGCAGTGCCGCGCATGTCCAGCGGCAGGTGGGCGGCCCGCGCCGGCTCGGCGATCTGCGTCAGCACCTCGCTCAGCCAGTCCTGCAGGCCGGCCTGGTCGTGCTGCAGCTCGGCGGCGGCGAAGCGCTCCCGCAGTTCCGCCAGCAGGCTCGTGGCGTCGTCGCCGAACAACAGGGCGCAGGCGCCACGCGGACTGGCGGCGAGCAGCAGGAAGCCGAGCGGGAAGGGCGCGATGGCATAGCGCAGGGTTTCGCCGGCACCGCGCTGGCGGCGCTGTGCCGGGCTCAGGGCGGCCGGCTGCTCGTACAGGGCGCGGGTGCCGGAGTAGCCGGCGTCCAGCGCCGCCTGCAGCACCGAGTCGGCCTGCCCGAGGCCGGCGTCCAGGCGCTCGCGGCGGCGGACGGCGACCCAGGCGCGTGGGGTCAGGCCGGTGCGTACCTTGAAGGCGCGCGCCAGGTGCGAGGCGGACAGGCCGATGCGCGCGGCCAGCTGCTCGAGGGTCAGGTTCTGTTCACTGTCTTCCAGCAGCCGGCAGGCGGCGATCACCAGGGCATCGAGCTGCTCGGCCGGGCTCTGCCCCTGTGGCGAGCAGCGCTTGCACGGGCGGAAACCGGCGGCCGCGGCGCTGGCCGCATCGCCATGGAAGCTGACGTTGGCGCGCTTCGGCCGCCGCGCCGGGCAGCTCGGCCGGCAGAAGATGCCGGTGCTGTGCACGGCGAAGACAAAGTGGCCGTCCTGCGTGGCGTCACGCGTGCAGACGGCTTGCCAGCAGCGGTCGAGGTCAAGCATGGCAGTCTCCGGATGGGCTATGGGGCGATTGTCGATCGCCGCGGCAGGCCTGCCAATGCGTATCTGACTTTCAAAGCCTGACTAAGCTGAAGCGCATCCGCCTGCCAGGAGGTCTCCCATGCTGCGTCTGTGTCTGCTGCTGTTGTGCCTGTGGCCCGTGCTGGCATCTGCCGGGTTGCCGTTGAGCGAGCAGGAGCAGGCCTGGATCGCGGCCCACCCGCGGGTGCGCGTGGGGCTCGAGCGCAGCGGCTGGCCACCGTTCGACGTGATCGACGCCCAGGGCCGCCATCGCGGTCTCAGCGGCGATTACCTGGCGCTGCTCGGTCAGCGCCTGGGCCTGCAGTTCGAGCCGGTGCTGCTGGATGACTGGGACGCGGCCATGCAGGCGTTGCGCGAGGGCAAGATCGACCTGCTGCCCTCGGTGGCCATGACTCCCGAGCGCCAGGCCTACATGGCCTTCACCCAGCCCTACCTGGTCAGCAGCAGCCTGATCTTCACCCGTTCCGACGTGGCGGTGCAGCGCCCCGGCGACCTGGCCGGCAAGCGGGTGGCCATCGAGCGTGGCTACGTGCTGCAGCAGGCGCTGCACGACAAGGTGCCGCAGGCGCAGCTGCTGGAGGTGGCGGACACCGAGGCGGCGCTGCGCGCGGTGTCGTCGGGGCGCGCCGACGCCTATGTCGGCGACATGATCGTGGCCAGCTACCTGATCCGCGAGCTGAACCTGACCAACCTGGAACTGCGCGGCGAGACCGGCCTGTCCACCAGCGAGTTCCGCTTCGCCACCACCATCGCCCAGACGCAACTGGTCGCCCTGCTGGACAAGGCCCTGGCCAGCCTGAGCGAAGAGGAACAGCAGGCGATCA
The window above is part of the Pseudomonas alcaligenes genome. Proteins encoded here:
- a CDS encoding GGDEF domain-containing protein, whose amino-acid sequence is MTDSELPRQATTFALWREAQDTRVRTRLGGIYYLLAWLLTWGFSTTPAAMPILGSLASAFFALMLALRWLHRPPIQQTNACLQSWIDRHWGLIFITSLGWGLAHAWALYRPEFAPSRLIATLSTVAFSTAMAFNFSMRKGRCIAAILLLYLPGLLALSQLGDSQHALLVTLAFYLSYLLLALNRSHREYRATLALEQQLLEQRERFDQLSRTDSLTQLGNRLQFNNLFPALIARAQRQGSPLSLVLLDIDFFKRINDEHGHALGDACLNAFAQRMRRIFRRDSDALLRLGGEEFGVLMADTPLAQAQELAEQFRLDLAEHGLEIDGQHHPLTTSLGLGCFDASRDASPEAFFKRVDDALYRAKAQGRDRLVLADCD
- a CDS encoding DMT family transporter encodes the protein MPNWWLLALPLLAGAVMPLQAGINGQLARHLSSVMAAALTSFLVGTVALIAIVAYQRDVPSLAALKGLSWWHWSGGLLGAFFIATAAFAGPRIGALLFMVLVLAGQLGMALLLDHNGWVGFREAPLTLGKAAGLLLIIGGVWLIRRG
- a CDS encoding GNAT family N-acetyltransferase, with translation MSDQYLSHRAALESDLDSVVGFVRSADELFYAFPRAHWPLCRAQLGAAWAERQGNTLVLLDGRPAGFANFYQSQAGEFCALGNLMIAPWARGQGVAQYLIGVMEHLAAREFLARELRASCFNGNSAGLLLYTRLGYQVREVVERQRGADQRVALLHLVKSLEQS
- a CDS encoding DUF4136 domain-containing protein → MFARLLWLPLLLGLAACQGPQVERDYDASRDFAAYRSWSWQEPALQYRPDDPRLHSDLTEQRIRQVLSEQLDQRGLRQAPAGSTGDLKVQAWLVVDQRQDQVSTSYGGGYWGGWNGYWGGPALTETRTVDYQVATLQVDLFDARDGKLVWRGSAEQSLRSPPQTPSEREAAIRQTLTRVLSQYPPQ
- a CDS encoding DUF4136 domain-containing protein, whose protein sequence is MKPLLCLLLLPVLAACQTSNPYQADSRPLPPAPPGAAEHFDRSAYPSAPLDYSRYRNWVWRDGQLPAGSAWADGALLAETVGNGLDQRGLRPAQGASADLQVSAEVHLERRQYQTRDDVGSYYGNGPYGDHYGMYGSVPLVRTYEVEVAVVHIELFDGHSGLPVWSGSAETQSSSGSQSERSTALRQAVAKALDAYPPR
- a CDS encoding methyltransferase domain-containing protein, which translates into the protein MTDRHFDELATRFAEKIYGGAKGAIRLAVLQADLKEALPERPLRVLDIGAGLGHMSLWLAQRGHDVTLAEPAEPMLEGARQRFAEAGAQATFIQAPWQELLGQLNQPYDLVLCHAVLEWLAEPHAILPVLHQLCAPGGWLSLAFYNKDALIYRNLLKGHFRKLRKARFAGEGQSLTPQRPLDPRELAAQLAGHWTVESQSGVRVFHDYMPGEFQAKAELADLLEMELAHRRHPTFAGLGRYLHWVCRPL
- a CDS encoding nucleotide pyrophosphohydrolase codes for the protein MNLAELTQRLHAIRDNNDWRPFHSPKNLAMAASVEMAELVEIFQWLSEEQSRQLAPAQLEHAGQEVGDIVLYLLLLCSELGIDLEQAVRAKLADNERRFQP
- the ada gene encoding bifunctional DNA-binding transcriptional regulator/O6-methylguanine-DNA methyltransferase Ada: MLDLDRCWQAVCTRDATQDGHFVFAVHSTGIFCRPSCPARRPKRANVSFHGDAASAAAAGFRPCKRCSPQGQSPAEQLDALVIAACRLLEDSEQNLTLEQLAARIGLSASHLARAFKVRTGLTPRAWVAVRRRERLDAGLGQADSVLQAALDAGYSGTRALYEQPAALSPAQRRQRGAGETLRYAIAPFPLGFLLLAASPRGACALLFGDDATSLLAELRERFAAAELQHDQAGLQDWLSEVLTQIAEPARAAHLPLDMRGTAFQQQVWQALRAIPPGQTRRYGELAAQLGSHARAVARACASNPLGLLVPCHRVIGASGALTGYRWGVARKQALLESEAEPTS